In Pseudomonadota bacterium, one DNA window encodes the following:
- a CDS encoding 4Fe-4S binding protein: MLSGLLFDRIAPMSKPAVSLQPRRCLRARFRGSECLACVEDCPSGALTLNGRTISFAEEKCSGCLRCTAICPNDALTDDLDLEMLLESVTVRRIAVLSCSKGRQSEGKIKIPCLGFLSESLLAAISTLAGGDVLLDVEPCADCVNGHCLPLIKKRLSNIRDRASDHLHVKIRLAFTKDDLPGIDRGTARRFFLKYASEAIVNIPDKTPSAASGQAKLPTRNSLGLQVALGKATEPDEKEFLKSFLYELKISENCDHCPLCSGMCPTGALKRTKTEKSKQLVFINSRCSGCGICVGFCKKNALTLLPGNKRS; encoded by the coding sequence ATGCTGAGCGGATTGCTGTTTGACAGAATTGCCCCGATGAGCAAACCCGCAGTTTCGTTACAACCGCGCCGCTGCTTGCGGGCCCGTTTCAGAGGCAGCGAATGCCTGGCCTGTGTTGAGGATTGCCCGAGCGGTGCGCTGACCCTGAACGGCAGGACAATTTCCTTTGCCGAAGAAAAATGCTCCGGCTGCCTGCGCTGTACAGCGATCTGCCCCAACGATGCCCTGACCGATGATCTTGATCTTGAGATGCTTCTTGAGAGTGTCACCGTCAGGAGAATCGCCGTCCTTTCCTGCAGCAAAGGCCGACAGAGTGAAGGAAAGATAAAAATTCCCTGCCTCGGTTTTCTCTCGGAATCTCTTCTCGCCGCAATCAGCACTCTTGCCGGAGGCGACGTCCTTCTTGATGTTGAACCTTGCGCTGATTGTGTTAACGGTCATTGCCTGCCCCTTATTAAAAAAAGATTATCAAATATCCGGGACCGGGCCTCAGATCATCTCCACGTCAAGATCAGACTCGCCTTCACGAAAGATGACCTGCCGGGGATTGACCGAGGAACAGCCCGCAGATTCTTTCTGAAATACGCAAGCGAAGCGATCGTTAATATCCCCGACAAGACACCGTCTGCAGCCTCCGGCCAGGCCAAACTTCCCACCAGAAATTCCCTGGGACTTCAAGTTGCTCTGGGAAAGGCGACAGAACCGGATGAAAAGGAGTTCCTCAAATCGTTTCTGTATGAACTTAAGATTTCAGAAAATTGTGATCACTGCCCGTTATGCAGTGGCATGTGTCCGACCGGCGCATTAAAGCGGACGAAAACAGAAAAATCAAAGCAACTGGTTTTCATCAATAGCCGTTGCAGCGGTTGTGGTATCTGCGTTGGATTCTGCAAGAAAAATGCGCTAACCCTTTTGCCAGGGAATAAAAGAAGTTGA
- a CDS encoding molecular chaperone TorD family protein has protein sequence MTTAVELTIQRSNCFRLLAACFYEPDQALFQKEHLCENLASLLGICSNEKAAAAAMSMTAALAENCGDEMAVEYARLFVGPFELAAPPYGSVYLEKSNRLMGDSTLAVQKMYQKAGLSVEVREAPDHIALELEFMHFLCLGEAEAAQEKKVSDARKFADLQSAFMGKLLGPWIPEFCEDIRKNTGNGFYSHLADCLDHFVESEASTLTQPTVANEMGKDHAERIAV, from the coding sequence ATGACAACCGCCGTGGAATTGACAATACAGCGAAGCAATTGTTTCAGGCTCCTGGCCGCCTGTTTTTACGAACCGGACCAGGCGCTTTTTCAAAAGGAACACCTGTGCGAGAACCTCGCATCGCTTCTTGGCATCTGCAGCAACGAGAAGGCAGCCGCTGCGGCAATGAGCATGACCGCGGCGCTTGCCGAAAATTGCGGCGACGAGATGGCTGTCGAATACGCCCGACTGTTTGTCGGTCCTTTTGAACTTGCCGCCCCTCCGTACGGGTCTGTCTATCTTGAGAAAAGCAACAGGCTGATGGGCGACTCGACCCTGGCCGTGCAGAAAATGTATCAGAAGGCCGGATTGTCGGTTGAGGTCCGGGAAGCGCCGGACCATATCGCCCTTGAGTTGGAATTCATGCATTTCCTCTGCCTTGGCGAGGCAGAGGCCGCACAAGAAAAAAAGGTCAGCGATGCCCGAAAATTTGCCGACCTGCAATCCGCATTCATGGGAAAACTGCTTGGCCCCTGGATTCCTGAATTCTGCGAAGACATTCGAAAAAATACCGGCAACGGATTTTATAGTCATCTTGCCGACTGCCTCGACCATTTTGTCGAAAGTGAAGCCTCAACCCTGACACAGCCGACCGTTGCAAACGAAATGGGAAAGGATCATGCTGAGCGGATTGCTGTTTGA